DNA sequence from the Candidatus Auribacterota bacterium genome:
CTGGTCGTGGGGGCCGGAATCTACGGCGCCTGCGCAGCGTGGGATGCCGCGCTCCGGGGGCTGAAGGTCGCGATCGTCGACAAGGGTGACTTCGGCTCGGCGACCTCGCAGAACAGCCTCAAGACTATCCACGGCGGGCTCCGGTACCTGCAGCAGGCCGACATCATCCGCATGCGCGAATCGATTCGAGAGCGCCGGATACTGATGAAGATTGCTCCCCAGTTCGTTCACCCCCTCCCCTGCATCATGCCGACCTACGGCCATTTCACAAAGGGTCGCGAGGCGCTCTTCGTCGGATTGCTCATCAACGATATCATCGGCTTCGACCGGAACCGGCTGGAGGATCCGGAAAAGCACCTGCCGCGCGGGCGGGTTATTTCCAAGAATAAAATAGTCGAGCTGCTCCCCGGCATTTCCCAAAAAGGGCTCACCGGTGGGGCGATCTGGCATGACTGTCAGACTCATAACTCCGAGCGCCTCCTGCTCTCCTTTCTGCTCGCGGCCGCCGATGAAGGGGCGCGAGCGGCGAACTATGTCGAGGCGACGGGATTCCTCACTCGTGGCCGGCGGGTGGTCGGCATAACGGCCCTCGATCGGCTCTCGGGTGATAAATTCGAACTCCGCGCCAGGGTCGTGATCAACACAACAGGGCCGTGGGTGAGCAATCTGCTACGCCATCTGGAGACGCGGCCGCGCGCTGTTCCACTCAAGCTCTCGAGCGCCATCAACCTCGTCACACGCTCCTTCATAGGCGACTATGCCGCGGGCATTTCGGGCAGGGCGGATCTCATCGAGGAAGATGCGTTCGTCAGGAGAGGATCCCGGCTCTATTTTATCGCCCCGTGGCGCGCGGTGTCGCTCGTCGGGACCGCATATGCGCCGTATGAGGGCGACCCGGATAACTACCGTGTCACGGAGAAGGAAATCACCGATTTTATTGCTGAAATCAACCGGGCCTATCCCGCGGCAAGGTTGACCCGTGGGGACGTGAAGGCCGTTCACGGCGGGCTCCTGCCGATGGATGGCGTCAGCCGCCGCACCGGGGAGGTCATCCTTTCGAAGCACTACCGACTCATCGACCACAGAACAGATGGGTGGGACGGGCTGATATCCGTTCTGGGAGTGAAATATACCACCGCGCGCGACGTCGCGGAGAAGGCCGTGGATATCTCGCTGCGGAAACTGGGAGCGGCATTCATCAGGAGCAGGAGCGCGGAGGCGCCGATCTACGGAGGCTGTATCCCGCGTTTTGATGACTTCCTCGCCGCGGCGGTGCGCTCGCGGCCAGAGGGGATCAGCCCGGAGAGTATGACACACCTTGTCTATCACTATGGCTCACGCTACCCCGATATCCTCGCCCATATCCAGAGGGAGCCCGCTCTCGCGGGGCCCCTCACCGGCCAGAGGTATGTGACTTGCGCGGAAGTCGTTCACGCGGTGAGAGAGGAGATGGCGCTCACTCTCTCCGACTGTGTCCTCAGGCGCACGGAACTCGGCTCTGCGGGCGATCCCGGCGAGGCGTGCCTGACCGCGTGCGCGGATCTCATGGCACGTGAGATGGGGTGGGATACAGAGAGACGTGAGAAGGAAATCAGGGAGGTGAAGGCGGTGTATATGCCGAGGGGGTGAATCGGAGAAACAGCGGCATTAGTTATTTCGCCGGTTCGCCGATTCCCCCCTTCGCCGTTTCATTCATTTCCCGGCATGCCGGCACGGGCAGGATGGGCACATGACCCACAAAGCACTATTCGATGACGAGACAAAAACATGGGAGAGCCTCTACCGTGATTCATCGGAGGCGCGATGGGGCGTATTTCAGAGTTACGCGAGGAGGCGAACCCGGGCGCGTATGGAGCTCTGCCTCTCACTCCTCCCCCCCCTTGCAGGCAAAGAAGTGATCGAGCTGGGGTGCGGTCCCGGTTACTATGGGATGCGGCTTATCGCGGATGGCGCCAGGTGGACGGGACTAGACATTTCTGAGGGGATGCTGGCGGTCTGTCAGAAGAACACACGCAGTGAGAGGCTGGTGCGCTCAAACGTCCTCCATCTCTCCTTACGTCCCGGCTGTTGCGATATCCTCCTCTGCATCGGGGTCGTGAGCTATTTTAAGAAAATTGAAATTGCCTCACTCTTTTCACAGGCATTCAAAATCCTTCGCCCGGGAGGCGTTTTCCTCACCCAGACCGTGCGCTTCGATCCGCTCACCTGGATCCGCTGCCGCCTGCCCCGATCCATTCGGAGGCCCGTGCGGATCCCCGGACCGTTCTACCCCCGCAACCCGAACACGATCACCCGGCTCCTTG
Encoded proteins:
- a CDS encoding glycerol-3-phosphate dehydrogenase/oxidase yields the protein MQRNLRILDSEQFDLLVVGAGIYGACAAWDAALRGLKVAIVDKGDFGSATSQNSLKTIHGGLRYLQQADIIRMRESIRERRILMKIAPQFVHPLPCIMPTYGHFTKGREALFVGLLINDIIGFDRNRLEDPEKHLPRGRVISKNKIVELLPGISQKGLTGGAIWHDCQTHNSERLLLSFLLAAADEGARAANYVEATGFLTRGRRVVGITALDRLSGDKFELRARVVINTTGPWVSNLLRHLETRPRAVPLKLSSAINLVTRSFIGDYAAGISGRADLIEEDAFVRRGSRLYFIAPWRAVSLVGTAYAPYEGDPDNYRVTEKEITDFIAEINRAYPAARLTRGDVKAVHGGLLPMDGVSRRTGEVILSKHYRLIDHRTDGWDGLISVLGVKYTTARDVAEKAVDISLRKLGAAFIRSRSAEAPIYGGCIPRFDDFLAAAVRSRPEGISPESMTHLVYHYGSRYPDILAHIQREPALAGPLTGQRYVTCAEVVHAVREEMALTLSDCVLRRTELGSAGDPGEACLTACADLMAREMGWDTERREKEIREVKAVYMPRG
- a CDS encoding class I SAM-dependent methyltransferase, which encodes MTHKALFDDETKTWESLYRDSSEARWGVFQSYARRRTRARMELCLSLLPPLAGKEVIELGCGPGYYGMRLIADGARWTGLDISEGMLAVCQKNTRSERLVRSNVLHLSLRPGCCDILLCIGVVSYFKKIEIASLFSQAFKILRPGGVFLTQTVRFDPLTWIRCRLPRSIRRPVRIPGPFYPRNPNTITRLLEDNGLSTMRIVPYRKFLIYPAGTVYAAKKE